The following proteins are encoded in a genomic region of Sphingobium amiense:
- a CDS encoding DUF7146 domain-containing protein has translation MPLTAKRPTQELVDLVGALGGTWTGYRAMARCPAHGDNDPSLSIRQGDRGILVTCFAGCARDDVLRELRRVRTGQHYAIPEQDRPQGSANVSRIWEQAVGVKGTLAERYLERRNLLPAPADVRFHSRCPYLPKPKTVYRPALLIAVREIRQLVAIQRNFLDPATAKCLRKVMLGVPGTGAWRGRAGGETLAIAEGFETAGAYTRIKDIPCWASLGARRLDQLVIPPGITTLLIAEDNDPEGRRAAASAEAKYARPGLIIRRDPPPPAFKDWAKFLDAHCRT, from the coding sequence ATGCCACTCACGGCCAAACGACCGACCCAGGAACTTGTTGACCTCGTAGGCGCTCTTGGCGGCACCTGGACCGGCTACAGGGCTATGGCCCGTTGCCCGGCACATGGCGACAACGATCCAAGTCTTTCGATCCGCCAAGGTGACCGCGGCATTCTGGTGACGTGCTTCGCGGGTTGCGCACGCGATGATGTTCTGCGGGAATTGCGTCGGGTTCGAACCGGCCAACATTATGCAATACCGGAACAGGATCGACCGCAAGGCAGCGCCAATGTCTCGCGCATCTGGGAGCAGGCCGTTGGCGTCAAAGGGACGCTGGCCGAGCGCTATCTTGAGCGACGCAACTTGTTGCCAGCGCCTGCCGACGTGCGCTTCCATTCGCGCTGCCCATACCTCCCGAAGCCGAAAACCGTTTATCGACCGGCTTTGCTGATTGCTGTTCGCGAGATCCGGCAGCTCGTCGCGATCCAGCGCAACTTTCTCGACCCTGCGACAGCGAAGTGCCTCCGAAAAGTCATGCTCGGCGTGCCTGGGACAGGCGCATGGCGGGGCCGGGCAGGGGGCGAGACGCTGGCGATCGCCGAAGGTTTCGAGACTGCCGGCGCCTACACCCGCATCAAGGACATCCCCTGCTGGGCCTCACTTGGCGCCAGGCGGCTCGATCAACTGGTCATTCCACCCGGCATTACGACCCTGCTGATCGCAGAGGACAATGATCCAGAAGGGCGTCGCGCCGCGGCGTCCGCCGAAGCGAAATATGCCCGTCCCGGGCTCATCATCCGCCGCGACCCGCCGCCGCCGGCTTTCAAGGATTGGGCAAAGTTCCTCGACGCGCACTGCCGGACCTGA
- a CDS encoding strawberry notch-like NTP hydrolase domain-containing protein, protein MTDLFQTAERGDRAAAHILLSQLASGEPVTRQHLNRAMVQAFGGTDAEGRWTQRSSFEVLEHALALHLRGSLAPLASLADVAARIDLAQRLPTQTVRSEDQIEWQQFSTPVDIAAVAILLADVRQDDVILEPSAGNGLLVAQLGAHRSLHLNELDPIRRDRLHGVFPGATITGHDGAILDAALGDAPRPSLILMNPPFSRSLGRGVDDLAAVRHLQAALRRLQTGGRLVAIMPDWFGPTTRMRDHYETVLRGSTVQASVRLEGCYLKHGTSIDVRIFVIDKVAGRLAPEVIQGGSIAELLDVLTVTPRLSLVADQPAPAPKRGGGISLFRAVKSAKPMPRAFHAAVRNHVLPVAYTRLETPAPLLEQTGVYLPYRPSRLVFDKAGEHPTALVESVAMGSIPAPIPDYVPSLPERTVTERLLSASQLETVVYAGHAWAQTIPGRFSPDKDGVGLVISEEGRGYRKGFFLGDGTGAGKGRQIAAAILDNWLQGRRRNIWVTKNAPLLEDARRDWTALGGLAGDIQPISNWKIDEPIRLDQGVLLVTYPTLRSMRGEHSRLKQIIDWAGADFDGVIAFDEAHEMGGVAGGEGALGAKEGSQQGISGVRLQNHLPAARILYASATGASEVNNLAYAVRLGLWGPETAFANREQFISSIRQGGIAAMELVARDLKATGLYMARALSFAGVEYEILRHELTPAQIEIYDTYANAWAILCAAAHKIAYREVAIMRRSAA, encoded by the coding sequence ATGACCGACCTTTTTCAGACCGCCGAGCGCGGCGACCGTGCCGCTGCGCACATCCTTCTATCCCAACTGGCGTCAGGCGAGCCGGTCACCCGTCAACATCTCAATCGGGCGATGGTGCAGGCGTTCGGCGGAACCGATGCCGAAGGACGCTGGACGCAGCGCTCAAGCTTCGAGGTGCTAGAGCACGCACTCGCCCTTCATCTCCGTGGATCATTGGCGCCTCTGGCCAGCCTCGCCGATGTCGCCGCGCGGATTGACCTCGCGCAGCGCCTCCCCACTCAGACCGTGCGGAGCGAAGACCAGATCGAATGGCAGCAATTCTCGACTCCTGTCGACATTGCGGCCGTCGCGATTCTGCTCGCAGATGTCCGGCAGGATGACGTCATTCTCGAGCCCAGCGCCGGCAACGGTTTGCTCGTTGCACAGCTTGGGGCTCATCGATCGCTGCATCTCAACGAGCTCGATCCGATCCGCCGCGATCGCCTGCACGGCGTTTTCCCCGGCGCAACGATCACCGGCCATGATGGGGCGATTCTTGATGCTGCTCTTGGCGACGCACCGCGTCCTTCCCTGATCCTCATGAATCCGCCGTTTTCGCGGTCGCTCGGCCGCGGCGTCGATGATCTTGCGGCCGTTCGGCATCTTCAGGCTGCACTTCGCCGATTGCAGACTGGGGGCCGCCTCGTTGCCATCATGCCCGACTGGTTCGGACCGACCACCCGAATGCGCGACCACTACGAGACCGTCCTTCGCGGATCGACAGTGCAAGCCTCTGTTCGACTTGAAGGCTGCTATCTCAAACACGGCACGTCTATCGACGTGCGAATCTTCGTCATCGACAAGGTCGCCGGCAGGCTCGCACCAGAAGTCATCCAGGGTGGATCAATCGCGGAACTGCTCGACGTTCTCACCGTGACACCTCGCCTGTCCCTTGTCGCAGATCAGCCGGCACCCGCGCCGAAGCGGGGCGGAGGCATCTCGCTCTTCAGAGCGGTCAAAAGCGCCAAGCCCATGCCCCGGGCCTTTCACGCTGCCGTGCGCAACCATGTCTTGCCGGTTGCTTACACCAGGCTCGAAACCCCGGCGCCGCTGCTCGAACAGACCGGCGTCTATCTGCCCTATCGGCCAAGCCGCCTGGTTTTCGACAAAGCCGGCGAACACCCGACTGCGCTCGTCGAATCCGTTGCCATGGGATCAATCCCAGCGCCGATCCCCGATTACGTCCCTTCGCTGCCGGAGCGGACTGTCACAGAGCGTTTGCTCTCGGCCTCCCAGCTCGAAACCGTCGTTTACGCCGGCCATGCCTGGGCTCAGACGATCCCTGGGCGCTTCTCACCGGACAAGGATGGTGTCGGCCTCGTTATCTCGGAGGAGGGCCGCGGCTACCGAAAGGGTTTCTTCCTCGGGGACGGAACCGGGGCAGGCAAGGGTCGCCAAATCGCGGCCGCCATTCTTGACAACTGGCTTCAGGGGCGGCGTCGCAATATCTGGGTCACCAAGAACGCGCCCCTCCTCGAAGATGCTCGCCGTGATTGGACGGCCCTCGGCGGGCTCGCCGGTGACATTCAGCCCATATCGAACTGGAAGATCGACGAACCCATCAGGCTTGACCAGGGCGTCCTTCTGGTCACCTATCCGACCCTTCGATCGATGCGCGGGGAACATAGCCGGCTGAAGCAGATCATCGACTGGGCCGGCGCCGATTTCGACGGCGTCATCGCCTTCGACGAAGCGCACGAGATGGGCGGTGTCGCAGGAGGCGAGGGCGCACTCGGAGCCAAGGAGGGATCGCAACAGGGCATCAGCGGCGTTCGGCTCCAGAACCATCTGCCCGCCGCGCGGATCCTCTACGCCTCTGCGACGGGGGCGTCCGAGGTCAACAACCTTGCCTATGCCGTGCGGCTCGGGCTCTGGGGACCGGAGACGGCGTTCGCCAATCGCGAGCAATTCATCTCCAGCATTCGCCAGGGCGGGATCGCCGCCATGGAATTGGTCGCACGCGATCTCAAGGCGACTGGGCTCTACATGGCGCGAGCGCTGAGCTTCGCCGGTGTCGAATATGAGATCCTGCGGCACGAACTGACGCCCGCGCAGATCGAGATCTACGACACTTACGCCAATGCCTGGGCGATCTTATGCGCAGCTGCGCATAAGATCGCTTATCGCGAGGTAGCGATAATGCGCAGGAGCGCGGCATAG
- a CDS encoding replication protein RepA, translated as MNGDQHRPIGHQYALAMIDGGAENVRKLASTAGTQLTLDAFLRVHDEEPVPAFLHSALCAMSLPTKRPKDDTLPIIREDGKYALAINPRPVLQNIDGKSVMRSLGVPYGAYPRVALIYLLSQAVMKRSRDVYLGRNFTEWMRRLGYQTVSYGPRGTANLMREQVDRLLACEWQIRWDGTETDDNAFAVRDVKISNEYAGSLDKNGTFAREIRMSEVFYSHLIEHAVPLNEVAIRELKGTPTALDLYTYLAYRLPRIGSDKGQIISWDQLAKHLGNEADSKRFRQTVRETMQLVSAVYPNANVDLSGRKVVLHPSPAPMERKLVGPHLRLVGAPGVETAPRSSVRTVPQATKPAAKSDEPLHAFPPGTLSYGDREQAFRSVGLTKGHPWSVDDMANAFRKGFADIKRPRTDTEWMRLWEAFVIKYADRRKNRPDD; from the coding sequence ATGAACGGAGATCAGCATAGGCCGATTGGGCACCAATATGCACTCGCCATGATCGATGGCGGTGCAGAGAATGTCCGGAAGCTTGCCTCCACTGCCGGAACCCAATTGACGCTCGACGCCTTCCTGCGAGTCCACGACGAAGAGCCTGTCCCGGCATTTCTCCATTCCGCGCTTTGCGCCATGTCGCTCCCGACCAAGCGCCCGAAGGACGACACGCTCCCGATTATCCGGGAAGACGGCAAGTACGCGCTGGCAATCAACCCTCGGCCGGTTCTTCAAAATATCGATGGCAAGTCGGTCATGAGAAGCCTGGGTGTTCCATATGGGGCCTATCCCAGGGTTGCGCTCATCTATCTGCTTTCACAGGCGGTAATGAAGCGTTCGCGCGACGTCTATCTCGGCCGCAACTTCACGGAATGGATGCGGCGGCTTGGCTATCAAACGGTGTCCTATGGCCCCCGTGGCACCGCAAATCTGATGCGCGAACAGGTCGACCGCTTGCTGGCGTGCGAGTGGCAGATTCGCTGGGATGGCACCGAAACGGACGACAACGCCTTTGCGGTCCGCGATGTGAAGATCTCAAATGAATATGCTGGTTCACTCGACAAGAACGGCACCTTCGCGCGGGAAATCCGTATGTCGGAGGTCTTCTACAGTCACCTTATCGAGCACGCTGTCCCATTAAACGAAGTAGCGATCCGGGAGCTTAAAGGGACGCCAACGGCGCTCGATCTCTATACCTATCTTGCCTATCGCCTCCCACGGATCGGCTCCGACAAGGGGCAGATCATTTCTTGGGATCAACTGGCAAAGCACCTCGGCAACGAGGCTGACAGCAAGCGCTTTCGTCAAACGGTGCGGGAGACGATGCAGCTCGTCTCGGCGGTTTATCCCAACGCGAACGTCGATCTCTCCGGCAGGAAGGTGGTCCTTCATCCGTCTCCAGCGCCGATGGAGCGTAAATTGGTCGGACCCCATTTGCGACTTGTTGGGGCGCCAGGCGTCGAAACGGCACCGAGATCATCGGTTCGCACCGTTCCGCAGGCAACGAAACCCGCAGCGAAATCAGACGAACCGCTTCACGCATTCCCGCCGGGAACGCTTTCCTATGGCGACCGCGAACAGGCGTTTCGGAGTGTCGGTCTCACTAAGGGCCATCCTTGGTCAGTCGACGATATGGCCAACGCATTCCGCAAGGGATTCGCCGATATCAAGAGGCCCCGGACCGACACCGAATGGATGCGGCTCTGGGAGGCCTTCGTGATCAAATATGCGGATCGGCGGAAGAACCGGCCTGACGATTGA